One Clavelina lepadiformis chromosome 1, kaClaLepa1.1, whole genome shotgun sequence genomic region harbors:
- the LOC143447896 gene encoding putative ATP-dependent RNA helicase ddx6 has protein sequence MTNVATPSSRHNTELQMNHSKNDARKGLSHSVANNRPSQKSVAETMMSGQVGEGEDWKANLNLPAADRRKKTTDVTSTKGVEFEDFCLKRELLMGIFEKGWEKPSPIQEESIPIALSGRDVLARAKNGTGKSGAYLIPMLGRCDINKDYVQALVLVPTRELALQTSQIAIELSRHMGELNVMVTTGGTNLRDDIMRLENRIHIIVATPGRILDLINKGIAKVDQCNMIVLDEADKLLSQDFKQMMDNIVGALPVSRQILLYSATFPITVKEFMMRHMKKPYEINLMEELTLKGVTQYYAYVEEKKKVHCLNTLFSKLQINQSIIFCNSTHRVELLAKKITELGYSCFYIHAKMKQEYRNRVFHDFRQGLCRNLVCSDLFTRGIDIQAVNVVINFDFPKMPETYLHRIGRSGRYGHLGLAINLITYDDRFSLARIEEELKTDIKPIPPVIDKCLYVAEYQQEASKDNDGKV, from the exons ATGACAAATGTTGCAACTCCATCCAGTCGACACAACACGGAATTGCAGATGAATCATAGCAAGAATGATGCTCGAAAAGGTCTCTCCCATTCAGTTGCAAATAACAGACCAAGTCAGAAATCTGTTGCAGAAACCATGATGAGTGGTCAAGTTGG CGAAGGTGAAGATTGGAAAGCCAACTTGAATCTGCCTGCTGCAGATAGACGAAAGAAAACAACT GACGTCACTTCTACTAAAGGTGTAGAATTCGaggatttttgtttaaaacggGAGTTGTTAATGGGCATATTTGAAAAAGGTTGGGAGAAACCTTCTCCTATACAAGAAGAAAGTATTCCCATTGCTCTGTCAG GCCGAGATGTATTGGCTCGAGCTAAAAATGGAACAGGAAAATCTGGTGCTTATCTAATTCCAATGCTTGGTAGATGTGACATCAACAAAGATTACGTTCAAG CTCTGGTTTTGGTGCCTACACGTGAATTAGCCCTACAAACGTCTCAGATTGCCATTGAATTAAGTCGCCACATGGGTGAGTTAAATGTAATGGTTACCACAGGAGGAACAAACCTTCGTGATGACAttatgagacttgaaaatagAA TACACATTATTGTGGCAACCCCAGGACGAATTTTAGATTTGATCAACAAGGGTATAGCAAAAGTTGATCAATGCAACATGATTGTTCTTGATGAG GCTGACAAACTTCTTTCACAAGATTTTAAGCAGATGATGGATAATATTGTTGGTGCATTGCCTGTCAGCCGACAGATATTGCTTTATTCGGCAACATTTCCTATTACTGTCAAAGAGTTTATG ATGAGACACATGAAAAAACCTTACGAGATCAACTTGATGGAGGAGCTTACGTTGAAGGGTGTCACACAGTATTATGCTTATGTTGAAGAGAAGAAAAAAGTTCATTGTCTTAACACACTTTTCTCAAAG CTTCAGATAAATCAATCCATTATATTTTGCAACTCTACTCATCGGGTGGAATTACTTGCAAAGAAAATCACTGAACTTGGATACTCATGTTTTTACATCCATGCTAAAATGAAACAA gAATATCGTAATCGTGTGTTTCATGACTTCAGACAAGGACTGTGCAGGAATCTTGTTTGCAGTGACCTGTTTACCCGTGGTATAGATATACAGGCAGTTaatgttgttataaattttgattttccaAAGATGCCAGAAACCTATCTTCACCGAATTGGCAGATCAG GCCGCTATGGACATCTTGGCCTTGCCATCAATCTCATTACCTATGATGATCGTTTCAGCCTGGCGAGAATAGAGGAAGAACTAAAAACTGACATAAAGCCAATTCCACCT GTCATTGATAAGTGTCTTTATGTTGCTGAGTATCAGCAGGAGGCAAGCAAGGATAATGATGGTAAAGTATGA